Genomic segment of Pseudomonas sp. DY-1:
GCTGCCCTCCCGTTCCATATCCGCCAGATCAACCTCTCCGTTACCCGGGAATCAGGGTCAGTACGCGGGTTGCATTTCCAATACCCGCCCCACGCGGAGCACAAGCTGATCACCTGCCTGCGTGGCCGCATCTGGGATGTGGCGGTGGATTTGCGGCGCGGCTCGCCGACCTTTCTGCGCTGGCATGCCGAGTGGCTGGAGGAAGGCGATGGCCAGAGCCTGCTGATTCCTCCGGGATTCGCCCATGGCTTCCAGGCGGCCAGCGATTGCGCCGAACTCCTGTACCTGCACAGTGCCGACTACAACCCTGCCCATGAGGGCGGCCTGTCGGTCAACGATCCGCGGCTGGCCATTGACTGGCCGATGCCGGTGCGTAACCTTTCTGCCCGCGACGCGGGCCATCCCTGGCTTGAGGACAGTTTCCAAGGAGTCGAGACATGAAGTGTCGTGGCTGTAGCGCCCCTGTGCACCTGCCGCTGATCGACCTTGGCACTGCGCCGCCATCGAACGCCTATCTGCGAAGCGAACAACTCGACCAGGCCGAACAGTGGGTGCCCCTGAGGGTCTGGGTCTGCGAGTCCTGCTGGCTGGTCCAGACCGAGGACTATCGCGCCGCTGACAGTCTCTTCGATGCCGACTACGCCTACTTCAGTTCCTTCAGCAGCAGTTGGCTCGAGCATGCCCGCCGCTATGTGCAGGAAATGATCGAACGCTTTTCCCTGGGCCGGGACAGCCGGGTGGTGGAAGTAGCTGCCAACGACGGCTACCTGCTCCAGTATGTGGCCGGGGCCGGTATTTCCTGCCTGGGTATCGAACCTACCACCAGTACGGCTCGGGCGGCCCGTGACAAGGGCCTGGACATCCGCGAGGTCTTCTTCGGCGAGGCGCAGGCGCAGGCCCTCGTGGCGGAGGGCTGGAGTGCTGACCTCATGGTGGCCAACAATGTCCTGGCTCATGTGCCGGACATCAACGACTTCCTCCGGGGCTTTGCCGTTCTGCTCAATGCTGACGGTGTGGCGACGTTCGAGTTTCCCCACCTGGCGAGCCTGTTGTCCGGATGCCAGTTCGACACGCTCTACCACGAACACTATTCCTACCTCTCGCTGACCGCAGTCGAGGCCATGTGCGAGCGCAACGGCCTAAAGGTTTTCGATGTGCAGCAGTTGCCCACCCACGGCGGCTCGCTGCGGCTCTTCGTCCAGCGTGCAAGCGGCGGCCGGGCTCGCACGGGCGCGGTCGAGGCGCTGCTGGCCTGCGAAAGCGAAGCGGGTGTGCGGAGCGCCGCTTACTACTCCGGCCTGGCGCCGGCCGCGCTTCGCATCAAGTACGAGCTGCTGCGCTTCCTGCTCGAGGCACGGGCGCAGGGTAAGCGGGTCGCAGCCTACGGTGCCGCGGCCAAGGGCAATACGCTGCTGAATTACGCCGGCGTGCGGGAAGACCTGCTGGAGTGGGTCGCCGACCTCAATCCTCACAAACAGGGCAAGTTTCTGCCGGGCAGTCGAATTCCGATTGTCTCGCCCGCCCGTATAGACGAAGAGCGTCCGGACTATCTGCTGGTGCTGCCGTGGAACCTGCTGACGGAAGTGCGGCAGCAATATGCCCGGATCGCGGAGTGGGGCGGGCGATTCGTTGTGGCCATACCGGAGTTGCAGGTGCTATGAGCAAGGTCCATTACACCAAGCCCAGTATTGGCGAGTTGGAGCTCGAGTACGTCACCGATGCCGTACGCAATGGCTGGGGTGAGCATTGCTACGACTACATCCATCGCTTCCAGGGCGAGTTCGCCCGTTACCTCGGCGTGTCCCATGCGGTTGCCACGTCCAGTTGCACCGGCGCCCTCCATCTGGGGCTGAGAGCGCTGGATATCGGTCCGGGAGACGAGGTGATCCTGGCCGACATCAACTGGATCGCGTCGGCTGCCCCGGTGTTCTACGTCGGAGCCCAACCGGTGCTGGTGGACGTGCTGGAGGACAGCTGGTGCCTGGACCCCGAGCAGGTTCGCCACGCCATCACACCGAGGACCCGCGCAATCATCGCGGTCCATTTGTACGGCAACCTGGCGGCGATGCGGGAACTGCAGGAAATAGCAGACGAGCACGGCCTGGCGCTGATCGAGGACGCCGCCGAGGCGCTCGGGTCTGAGATAGACGGCCGCAAGGCTGGCAGCCTGTCGACCTTCTCGGTGTTCTCTTTCCATGGCACCAAGGTCATGACCACCGGAGAGGGAGGCATGCTTGCCAGCAGCGATGCCGAACTGGTTCGCCGTGTAGAGCAGCTCAACAATCATGGCCGGGCTGCTGGCGACATGCGCCAGTTCTGGCCATCGGAGCTCGGGCATAAGTACAAGATGTCCAACCTGCAGGCTGCGCTCGGTTGCGCTCAACTCGAGCGGATCGACGACCTGGTAGCACGTAAGCGCGAGATCTTCGCGTACTACGCGCAGCGCCTGCTCGCGGCATTGCCAGGTGCACGGATGAATCCCGAACCGACAGGCTGCCTGAACAGCTACTGGATGCCGACGCTGGTGTTGCCGGTCGAGTTTTCCACGCGAAGAGCCGACGTACTCGAATCGCTGCGCCTGTCAGGCATCGATGCGCGAATTTTTTTCCAACCGCTGGGCGATACGCCGGTTTTCAACGGGGTTGCCTGTGGGCCGACCCCGATTGCTCATGATCTGGCACAGCGCGCCTTCAATCTGCCGAGCTACCACGATATGAGCCATTCGGATCAGGATCGGGTAGTGGATGCGATTCTCTTCGGCCTGGATAGGCGGGCCTCCGCCCCGGCGGGAGAACCGTCGTGAACAGCCCACTGCTAAGCCCTGCGCAGTGCGAAGCCTTCCAGCGGGACGGTCTGCTGATCGTGCCCGGTTTCTACGACCTGGAGCGGGACATCCTGCCGATCCAGCGCGGCATCTACGACATCATCGGCCTGGTTATCGACAAGTACCGCCTGCCGATTTCGCGTCTGCCTTTCAGCGCTGAAACCTTCGATAGCGGCTACCAGGCGCTGATCGCTGCCAATCGTGCCTATGGCGGCGAAGTCTATGACGCGGTCAAGCAGATCCCGGCGTTCGTACGCCTGGTGGCTCATCCGCTGCATGATTGTCTGTTCCGCGAGCTGCGGGGGGAGCAGGCGTTGCCAGGCGTCGCCGCCGGTGGCTACGGCATCCGTATCGACAATCCCGGCGAAGAGCGCTTCCGGGCCAACTGGCATCAGGAGTATCCCGCGCAACTGCGCAGCCTGGATGGCCTGGTGTACTGGAGTCCGCTGTTGGAGGTTAGCGAGGCGTTGGGCCCCGTTCAGTTCTGCCTCGCCTCGCACCGCGATGGTCTCGTTCCGGTCCACGCCAGCGGCTCGGGTGGCAAGACGCAGGCCTACGCGCTGACTCTTCAGGATGAGCAGGCGCGCATTGCGCGCTACGCACAGGTGGCGCCCCTGACCGAGCCGGGTGACCTGGTGATAGTGGACTTTCTCTTGCTGCACGCCTCCGGCTTCAACCGTGCGCAGCGTTCGCGCTGGTCGATGCAGCTCCGTTACTTCAATTTCAACGAACCCACTGGCCGCGCTCATGGCTGGAAGGGTTCCTTTGCGGCCGGCGTGGATTTTCGCAGTATCCACCCCGAGCTATGCGCTGATAGGGAGGCCGAATGACCCGGACCTTGTGTCAGGTATGCGCTGGCGCTGACCTGAAGATGCTCTACGAAATGCGCTCCGGACTGGCGCTGACCTCATTGGGCAAGATGTATCCGGCTGCCACCCGCGTATGGGCCTGCCAGGCTTGTGCTCACTTGCAGACCGACGAAATGGACCAGGTCGATCACTACTACGCCGAGCAATACAACATTCTTTCCGATAGCGAGGAAGAGGATCAGATCTACGAAGTGCGCGAGGGACGGCCGCTGTATCGCACAGAGCACCAGCTCGCGGTATTGCTGGAAAAGGTCCCGCTGAAGTCCGACGCGCGGCTGCTCGACTACGGCTGCGCCAAGAGTTCGAGCATGCAGGCGCTGCTCAAACGGCGTGCCGACCTGCAGGTGCACCTGTTCGATGTCAGCGACGCGTATCAGCGATTCTGGGCCCGATTTCTTCCGGAGCAGCGCTGGGCGACGTTCGAGCCGAAGGCGGAATGGAAGGACAGTTTCGACCTTGTGACCTCGTTCTTCGCCCTGGAGCACATCGTCCAGCCGCTTCAGGCCCTGCAGCGTATTCGCGCCCTGGTTCGGCCGGGTGGTTACTTCTACTGCGTAGTCCCCAATGTGGCGACCAACATCGCCGACTTCATCGTGGTCGACCATGTCAACCATTTCACTGAAAGCTCGCTGGCGTGCCTGCTGCAGCGTGCCGGCTTCGAGGTCGACTCCATCGATGCCGGCGTGCACCGTGGCGCATTCGTGGTGCTTGCACGCCGGCCTCTGGGCGCCCTGGCCGAACCGGTAGCGGATACGCTCGAAGTAGCGCGCCAGCTGGTGTCGCTGGAAAGTATGGCCGCGTTCTGGCAGGAGGCGGCCGACAAGGTCGTGTCCTACATGGACGATTTGCCGGAAGACGCCCGTTGTGCCGTGTACGGCGCTGGTTTCTACGGTTCCTTCATCACGGCCTGCCTCGGCGGGGCCGGACGCATCCGTTGCTTCGTCGACCAGAACCCCTTCCTACAGGGGCGACGGTTGTTCGACAGGCCAATCGTGGCCCCGGCGGAGCTGGACGAAGACGTCGACACCCTGCTGGTGGGCCTCAATCCGGCCCATGCCCGGCAGATCATTGCCGACATCCCTGCGTTGCAGGGACGGTCGTTGCGCCAGTTCTACCTCTGAGGTCCGGCCATGCTTGAAGGACAGACAATCGAGTTGCGGGCCTGGCGGGATGACGATCTGCCAACCCTGGTCGCACTGCGCAATGACTTGGCACTGCAGAACCTGCTGATGGCCCAGGCGCGCCCGAACTCGGTAGAGAAGGTGCGTCGCTGGCTGGTCGACAAAAGTGGCAGCGAAGATGTGCTGTTCTTCGTGATCGGCGACCGGGACAGCGGAAGTTGCCTGGGCTATCTGCAGCTGTACAACCAGCGCCCGCTCCACGGGACGGCCGAGCTTGGCATCTGCCTGGCCCCGGCTGCACAGCGGCGGGGTGTGGGGCGGGAAGCCCTGGCTCTGCTCGAGGACTACGCCCAGCGGGTGTTCGCTATCCGCAAGATCCTGCTCCATGTGCTGGCGGACAACCCGGCGGCCGGCTTTTACCCGCGCGTGGGCTACCGTGAGGTGGGTTGCCTGCAGGCCCATGCTCGCATCGATGGGAGTTACCGCGACGTGCTCGTCATGGAGAGGCTGCTCGTGCCATGAGAGTGGTCATCTCCCAGCCCATGTTTTTCCCCTGGCCCGGCTTCCTCGAGCAGGTAAGCCTGGCCGACGTTTTCGTGCGATACGACGACGTGCAGTTTTCCAAGGGCAGCTTCACCAACCGGGTGCAGGTCAAGACGGCCAGGGGCAGCCATTGGCTCAGCGTACCTCTCGCCGGTTTGTCGCTTGGCCAGACCATTTCCGAAGTGAGTCCGGATCACCGTATCGACTGGCGCTCACGGCACCGTGCCCTGATGGCTCAGGCTTATGCCGCCGCGCCGTTCCGTGACGATATGCTGGCGCTGCTCGATCAGGTCTATGCAGCTGACTGCGGCAACATCGCCGCGCTTGGCGACCTGTCGCTCAAGGTGCTCTGCGAGTACTTCGGCCTGGCATCCGCCACACGCTTCGTTTCGATCGACGAACTGGGTATTGGAGGGGCGGGTAGCCAACGGGTCCTGGAAATCGTCAAGGCGCTGGGCGGCAGCCACTACGTGACCGGCCTCGGTGCGCGGAATTACCTGGATCACCATGCATTCGAACGCGCCGGTATCCAGGTGGACTACATGAACTACAGCAAATCGCCGTATCCGCAACAGCACGGCGACTTCACCCCTTACGTATCTAGCCTCGACCTGGTCGCCAACTGCGGGCGGCAAGGCTCGGCGCTGATTCAACCCAATACATTGCCCTGGCGGGAGTTCGTGAAAGATGAATGAGATAGAGCGGTTCGCGGCCGAGGTCGAGACGAACATCGATAGCCTTCACGGAGACCAGGATGTGCAGGCACTGTCCCGCATCTGGCTGCGGGAGATCACCCGTCACAAGTACGCGTACAACTTCCGCTGGATGGGCCGGCCAATCATCCAGTTCCCGCAGGACATGATCGCGATGCAGGAGCTGATCTGGAACATCCAGCCCGACCTGATCATCGAGACCGGCGTGGCGCACGGCGGCTCGGCGCTTTACTACGCTTCGCTGCTGGAATTACTGGGCGGCGATGGCTATGTGCTGGGTGTGGACATCGATATTCGTACTCACAACCGTGTGGAAATCGAGCGCCATCCAATGAGCAAGCGCCTGCGCCTGATCCAGGGGTCATCCATCGCCCCGGAAACGGTGCAACAGGTTGCCGAGCACGTCCGTGGAAAGGAGCGAGTGCTGGTGGTACTGGATTCCAACCACACCCACGAGCACGTGCTAGCCGAGTTGCAGGCCTATTCGCCGTTCGTGACACGGGACAGCTACCTGGTGGTGTTCGACACGCTGCTGGAAGACATGCCCGATGACCTGCAGGCGGCCGATCGTCCCTGGGGGCGCGGCAACAATCCGAAAACGGCGGTGCACCAATTCCTGGGCGAGAACGATCGTTTCGAGATCGACCGGCGGATCGTCAGCAAATTGCTCATCACTGTCGCACCTGATGGATACCTGCGTTGCATCCGCTGAGGCGAACGCGCTCCGGCCGATGCCTGTCCTTGAGTGAAAACGCCTTTGAATTTCCTGGTTACGGGGAGCCCCATGCAAAAGCTGGAACATAAAGTCATCGTCACGGTTCCCGTCTACAACGAAGGACCCTATGTGCTGGAGACTCTGAAGTCTCTGGCCGCCCAGACCTATCCGGACTTCAGGGCGCTGGTGGCCGACAACGCTTCGACCGACGAAACCGAGCGAGTCTGCCGGGAGTTTTGCGAGACGGATCCGCGCTTCACCTATGTTCGCCACGAAAGCAATCTGGGGGCCACCGCCAACTTCCAGTATTGCTTCGAGAACACCTCTTCCGAGCTGTTCATGTGGCTCGGCGGGCACGACATGTTGCATCCCGAGTTCCTCCAGGAAGCCTGCGGGCGGATGGATGCCGATCGCAGCCTGAGCCTGGTGTACAGCCACACCCAGTGGATCGATGAGAACAACCGGGTACTGGCGCACACGAATGGCGGCAACTATGTGTTCGATGAGCCGCTTTTGCCCCATGAGCGCCACCAGCGACTGCTGAATTCGCTCGACCGGTGCGAGGCGATCAACCAGCTGCTGCGGCGAGAATTCGTCGACCTGCCGTTCAGGCCCATTGTCAGTGCGGACCTGGTGTTCCTCTGTCACCTGGCAGCCCATGGCCCCTTCGCTCGCATCGAGCGGCCGCTCTACATACGCCGGGAAATCAGCAAGCGCACCTCGACCATGATGGAGCGCATCACCGGCAAGCGCGTGGAACCGAAATACCAGGAGTTGGCAGCATTCTTCACCGAAAGCATCTGTTTGCATCGGGGCGTCCCGGCGGGCGACAAGCCAAAGCTGATCGCCGACACCCTGGCCTGGCTCAACAAGCGTTTCTCGATCTTCACGCCGCCCGAAGCCTCCGAACCGGTATTTGTGCCGGCGCCGACCGCTCAGACGCCGATACCTTTCTTCAGCGTCGTCATGCCGGTCTACAACCGCGAACGCTACGTGCGAGAGGCCATCGAGTCGGTGCTCGCCCAGGACGATGCCGACTTCGAACTGGTGGTGGTGGACGATGGGTCTACCGACCGTTCAGTGGCGATCATCCGCTCCATCCAGGACCCGCGCATCCGCCTGCTCCACAACGACCATGGTGGCGGCGCTTCGGCGCGTAACAAGGGCCTGTCCGCTGCGCGCGGGGAATTCGTGGTATGGATCGACAGTGACGACCGTCAAGCCAAGGGTGCTTTGGCGGCGCTGCGTCGGAGCATCGTCGAGAACCCCGGATCGGACGTGTTCTATGGCGACCTGGAGATATTCGACGATAACTTCCCCGGCCAGGTGCACCGCACTCGCTATGCCGACTACCAGGGCAAGTCGCTGTTGCCGATGCTGGTCCAGGCCAACTGCCTGCCCAACCCCGGCACCGCGGTGCGTCGTTCGCTGTACCAGCAGCATGGTGGCTACGACACGACATTCACTCGCTGCCACGATTACCAGATCTGGACCCGCCTGGCCGACACGGCTGATTTCAAGAAAGTCGATGAGATCCTCTGCCATTGGAGGCAGCACGGCGAAAGCCTCTCCAGTGCGAAGAGCCGAGCATTCGAAGGCAAGGTCGTGCTGGACGCCTTCGCCCGTTACCCCGTCGATCGGTTGTTCCCCGACCTCGCCGATGACCAGGCAGGGAAGGCGGCCGCTTGTTGGCGCGTGTCGGGCATTCTGCGTCAGCTCGGCGAACACGATTCTGCCCTGCGCATGGCCCACAAGGCACGAGCTCTTGGCCAGGACGACGCCGTGGCCCGGGCCGAGCTGGATAAGCTGGCCGGCACGCAATACGAGCCGCTGTTCTCCATCATCCTGACCACCTACAACCGCCCCGGTCTCCTGCGGGACGCCCTGGTCAGCCTGGGTGATCAGACCCTGCGCGACTTCGAAGTGATCCTGGTGAACGACCACGGCGATCCGGTCGAGCCATTGCTGGTGGAGTTCGACTTCCCCATCACCTACCTCTATCAGGGGCGCAACCAGGGGCTGTCCGCTGCCCGAAACGCCGGTCTGAAGCTGGCCCGTGGACGTTACGTCAGCTATCTGGATGACGACGACATCTACCTGCCCGAGCACCTAGCAGTGCTGGCGAGCGCTTTCGAGCAGCAGCCGCAGGCCGTGGTCTACACCGGCGTGGAATACATCAATGAGCAGCTGGAAGGCGGCGAGCGTATCGAGTTGAGCCGAACTGCGCCGTTCGCCCATGCGGCGTATGACAAGGAGCGCCTGTTCGTCCAGAACTACATCCCTGTGAATACCTGGGCGCACCCTCGCGACATGCTGGCCGAGGTCGGCGAGTTCGATACCGGCCTGACTGCGTTCGAGGACTGGGACATGCTGCTGCGGCTGGCTGCCCGGTATCCCCTGGTCCACGTACCCCAGGTGACCGCCGAGGTGCACTTGCGGGACGCCCCGAATACCGGTTCGGACCACATGCTCGGTCGCGAGCAGAAGAACTTCGGCGCCCTCTACCAGGAGATGTATCGCCGACATTCCGACCTGGGCAGCGACGCTGTGCGCCAGGCGCGCCAGGAAATGCTCAAGCGCTTCGGCATCCAGGACTCGGTCGGAGGGCGCGTGCGCAGCGCCAGTTTGCAGGAATGGCTGCACAAGCGTGCGCTCTCGCCGACCCAGCATCGCCTGGTGAACGAGCGCCTGCAACAGGAAGGTGGGCCGAGCGTCGGCGTCGTGATTCTGGACATGAAAGGGGATAGCGCCGCCGTGGCGCTGACGCTGGAGTCGCTGAGCCCATCCCGCAATGCCTACCACAACGTCCAGCCGCTGCTCCTCACGATTGGACAATCGGCCGTGGACGGCTTCCCCGGTCGGGTCATCGAGGCATCCCCGGATGCGTGGGTAGTGCCGCTCAACCAGGCGCTGCAGACAGCTGATTTTGACTGGGTCGTGCTGGTCAATGCCGGCGAGGAGCTCACACCCAACGGCCTGCTGATGGCTTGCCTGGAATTGCTCACGGCGCCTGACTGCAGGGCTGTGTATTGCGACCAGATGTACCGTCAGTCGAATGGTGATCTGGGCGCTGCATTCCGACCGGCGTTCAATCTCGACTATCTGCTCAGCTTCCCGGCCGGCATGGCCCATCACTGGCTGTTCCGCCGGGATGTGCTGCTTGAGGCTGGCGGGTTCGATGCGGGCCTTCCGCGTGCCGTGGAACTGGAAATGATCCTGCGATTGATCGGCTCTGGCGGGCTTGCCGGGCTCGGGCATATCGCCGAGCCGCTGTTGATCACCGATGCGCCGGCCGTGCTCGACGTCGAGGACGAGCGAGCGGCGATCCTGCGCCACCTGCAAGAGCGGGGTTACGAGCAACCCAGGATCGAATCGAGTCAGCCGGGCCATTACTGCGTCCACTACGGGCACTCGCAGCAGCCGATGGTTTCGTTGCTGGTCCTGGCCGGCAGCCATCTGGCGCGATTGCAGCGCTGTGTGGAGAGCCTGCTCGAAACGACACGCTATCCCCACTACGAACTGCTGCTGATCGAGAGCGATCCGTCGGCAGGTGAGGTCAGGGATTGGCTCACGGCTCTTGAGCAGATGGGCGAGGCTCGCCTGCGGACCGTGTGGCCCGCAGCGGCGCAGCTCGGCGTTGCAGCTGCGCTGAATCTGGCGGCTGGCCAGGCTAAGGGTGATTACCTGCTGATGCTCTCGCCGGATGCGGCAGTAATCGATGAGCAATGGCTGGACGAGTTGGTCAACCATGCTCAACGTCCGGAAGTCGGTGTTGTCGGGGGCAAGCTCCTGGCCGCGGATGGCACGATCCGCCATGCGGGCCTGATCCTCGGCCTGGAAGGGCCGGTTGGTCGCCCGTTCGTGGGGGAATCCCTGAATGCACCCGGCTACCTGCAGCGCCTGCAAGTCGACCAGGACTACAGCGCGGTGAGCCGCGAATGCCTGATGATCGGTCGTGAGCTCTACGACGCCCTGGGTGGCGTGGCAGACGATCTACCGGAGCGCTACGTTGACGCGGACATCTGTCTGCGCGCCCGGCAAGCCGGCTACCTGACTGTCTGGGCGGCCAACGCGAAATTGCTGTTCGAAGCGGACGAGGCCCCCATCGCTTCCCAGGACGAGCAGGATGCGCTCTATGCCAGGTGGCTGCCATTGCTGGCTCGCGACCCGGCGTATAACCCCAACCTTTCGCTGGCCATGCCCGGCGGCTTCAAGCTGGCCGACACCGCGTTGTCCTGGCGCCCGCTGTCGTCGTGGAAGCCTTTGCCGACGGTGTTGGCTCATCCGGCGGACCAGTTCGGCTGTGGTCACTATCGCGTGATGCAGCCGTTTGCCGCATTGCAGCAATCCGGGAAAGTGGATGGCGCGCTCTCGATGGGGCTCATGCATGTGACTGACCTGGAACGTTATGCTCCGGACAGCATCATCCTGCAGCGGCAGATCGGTGACGAACGACTGGAAGCAATGCGCCGGATGAAAGCGTTCTCCAGTGCCTTCAAGGTCTATGAGCTGGACGACTACCTGCTCAACCTGCCATTGAAAAGCGCACACCGGCAGCACATGCCCAAGGACATCCTCAAGTCCCTGAAACGAGGCCTCGGCTTCGTCGATCGCTTCGTGGTTTCCACCGAGTGCCTCGCCGAGGCCTTCGCAGGTATGCACGAAGACATCCGCGTAGTGCATAACCGTTTGCCCACCGGCTGGTGGCAGGGTCTGCAGGGGCAACGTCGCGCTTCTTCCAGGCCTCGCGTGGGCTGGGCGGGCGGCTCGAGTCACACGGGCGACCTGGAACTGATCGAGGACGTCGTCAAGGAACTGGCGAACGAAGTGGAATGGGTCTTCTTCGGCATGTGTCCGGAATCGATACGTCCCTACGTCCACGAGTTCCATCCGGGGGTGGCCATCGACCAGTATCCAGCGGCGCTTGCCCGCCTCAATCTTGACCTGGCGCTGGCTCCGGTAGAGCTGAACCTGTTCAACGAGTGCAAGAGCAACCTGCGTCTGCTGGAGTATGGCGCCTGTGGGTTCCCGGTGATTTGCAGCGATATCCGCTGCTACCAGGGCGACCTGCCGGTGACTCGGGTGAAGAACCGCTTCAAGGACTGGGTGGATGCGATCCGCATGCATCTTTCCGATCTCGACGCCACAGCCCGGATGGGTGACGAGCTGCAGGCACTGGTGCGCCGGGACTGGATGCTGGAGGGGGGCAATCTCGAACTCTGGCTCAAGGCGTGGACGCCGGACTGAGTCGAGAGCCGGCTGTGTTGGACTCGACAGGGCCCCGCATTGGCGGGGCCCTGTCATTTGGGGACGGGCATCGTCGCATCCTGACGTGTCGGTCGACATTCACGCCTCAAGTTTCCCCCGGCAGGGCCGACAAAGAGCACGGATGGTGGGATGTTGGTGCTGCAAGCCCCCGGGTCACAAAATTTTTTGAACGCCCCCCTAAAGCTTCCTCCGACACCGCCGATACGAAGTACGAATGCGAACTTTATGGGTGCCTGGGCGATGCCCGCCCAAGGTCGCAAGCTCAGGCAAACACGTAGTCCTCGGAGGACAACATCATGGCTTTGACCGTCAACACGAACATCGCTTCCCTCAACACCCAGCGCAACCTGAATACCTCCTCCCGTGCGCTGGATACTTCCCTGCAACGTCTGTCCACCGGTTCCCGTATCAACAGCGCCAAGGACGACGCCGCCGGTCTGCAGATCGCCAACCGTCTGAGCAGCCAGATCAACGGCCTGGGCGTTGCGGTGAAGAACTCCAACGACGGCATCTCCATGGCGCAGACCGCTGAAGGCGCCCTGCAGCAGTCCACCAGCATCCTGCAGCGTATGCGTGACCTGGCCCTGCAATCGTCCAACGGTTCGAACAGCACCGAGGAACGCAAGGCTCTGAACGACGAAGTGACCGAGCTGAAGAAAGAGCTGGATCGTATTTCCAACACCACCACCTTCGGTGGTCGCAAGCTCCTCGACGGCACCTTCGGCACCACCACCTTCCAGGTGGGCAGCGCCGCCAACGAAACCATCAGCGTCAAGATCGACGAGATGAGCACGGAGTCCCTGGAAGCTACCTTCAGTTCCGGTTCCGTCACTTCCGGCTCCGTTGCCACCGCTCCGGCCAGTGCTTCCGGCGCCATCGCCATCTCCGTCACCATGGCCGGCGGCCAGGCTCGTACCTTCAGCGCCACCTACGCCAGCGGTGCCACCGCTGCCGAGCAGGTGCAGGCCCTGGCTACCGTCATCAACGACGCCAACATCGGCGTAGGTGCCTTCGTCAACGACTCGGGCGACATCGACCTGGTTTCGTCGCTGACCTCCGGCTCCGCCGAAGGCAACATCCAGAACCTGACCTTCGCTTCGGGCGCCAGCGTCGCAGCTGCCGAAACCGCTGCCGGTGCCGGTACTAACCTGGCCATCTCCTCCGTGACCGATGACAACCAGGTGAAGGACATCGACCTGACCGAGGTGAAGTCTTCCCAGGAAGCCGTGATCATCATCGACCAGGCCATCCAGTCCATTGATGCCCAGCGCGCCAGCCTCGGTGCTGTGCAGAACCGCTTCGAGAACACCATCTCGAACCTGCAGAACATCGGCGAGAACGTGTCGGCCGCCCGCGGTCGTATCCAGGACACCGACTTCGCCGCAGAAACCGCTAACCTGACCAAGAACCAGATCCTGCAGCAAGCAGGTACCTCGATCCTGGCCCAGGCCAACCAGCTGCCGCAGGCGGTCCTCAGCCTCCTGGGCTAAGGCCCGGACGAGGCAAGGCGTTAAACGCGGGGGGAAGTGCTTAG
This window contains:
- a CDS encoding cephalosporin hydroxylase family protein gives rise to the protein MNEIERFAAEVETNIDSLHGDQDVQALSRIWLREITRHKYAYNFRWMGRPIIQFPQDMIAMQELIWNIQPDLIIETGVAHGGSALYYASLLELLGGDGYVLGVDIDIRTHNRVEIERHPMSKRLRLIQGSSIAPETVQQVAEHVRGKERVLVVLDSNHTHEHVLAELQAYSPFVTRDSYLVVFDTLLEDMPDDLQAADRPWGRGNNPKTAVHQFLGENDRFEIDRRIVSKLLITVAPDGYLRCIR
- a CDS encoding glycosyltransferase gives rise to the protein MQKLEHKVIVTVPVYNEGPYVLETLKSLAAQTYPDFRALVADNASTDETERVCREFCETDPRFTYVRHESNLGATANFQYCFENTSSELFMWLGGHDMLHPEFLQEACGRMDADRSLSLVYSHTQWIDENNRVLAHTNGGNYVFDEPLLPHERHQRLLNSLDRCEAINQLLRREFVDLPFRPIVSADLVFLCHLAAHGPFARIERPLYIRREISKRTSTMMERITGKRVEPKYQELAAFFTESICLHRGVPAGDKPKLIADTLAWLNKRFSIFTPPEASEPVFVPAPTAQTPIPFFSVVMPVYNRERYVREAIESVLAQDDADFELVVVDDGSTDRSVAIIRSIQDPRIRLLHNDHGGGASARNKGLSAARGEFVVWIDSDDRQAKGALAALRRSIVENPGSDVFYGDLEIFDDNFPGQVHRTRYADYQGKSLLPMLVQANCLPNPGTAVRRSLYQQHGGYDTTFTRCHDYQIWTRLADTADFKKVDEILCHWRQHGESLSSAKSRAFEGKVVLDAFARYPVDRLFPDLADDQAGKAAACWRVSGILRQLGEHDSALRMAHKARALGQDDAVARAELDKLAGTQYEPLFSIILTTYNRPGLLRDALVSLGDQTLRDFEVILVNDHGDPVEPLLVEFDFPITYLYQGRNQGLSAARNAGLKLARGRYVSYLDDDDIYLPEHLAVLASAFEQQPQAVVYTGVEYINEQLEGGERIELSRTAPFAHAAYDKERLFVQNYIPVNTWAHPRDMLAEVGEFDTGLTAFEDWDMLLRLAARYPLVHVPQVTAEVHLRDAPNTGSDHMLGREQKNFGALYQEMYRRHSDLGSDAVRQARQEMLKRFGIQDSVGGRVRSASLQEWLHKRALSPTQHRLVNERLQQEGGPSVGVVILDMKGDSAAVALTLESLSPSRNAYHNVQPLLLTIGQSAVDGFPGRVIEASPDAWVVPLNQALQTADFDWVVLVNAGEELTPNGLLMACLELLTAPDCRAVYCDQMYRQSNGDLGAAFRPAFNLDYLLSFPAGMAHHWLFRRDVLLEAGGFDAGLPRAVELEMILRLIGSGGLAGLGHIAEPLLITDAPAVLDVEDERAAILRHLQERGYEQPRIESSQPGHYCVHYGHSQQPMVSLLVLAGSHLARLQRCVESLLETTRYPHYELLLIESDPSAGEVRDWLTALEQMGEARLRTVWPAAAQLGVAAALNLAAGQAKGDYLLMLSPDAAVIDEQWLDELVNHAQRPEVGVVGGKLLAADGTIRHAGLILGLEGPVGRPFVGESLNAPGYLQRLQVDQDYSAVSRECLMIGRELYDALGGVADDLPERYVDADICLRARQAGYLTVWAANAKLLFEADEAPIASQDEQDALYARWLPLLARDPAYNPNLSLAMPGGFKLADTALSWRPLSSWKPLPTVLAHPADQFGCGHYRVMQPFAALQQSGKVDGALSMGLMHVTDLERYAPDSIILQRQIGDERLEAMRRMKAFSSAFKVYELDDYLLNLPLKSAHRQHMPKDILKSLKRGLGFVDRFVVSTECLAEAFAGMHEDIRVVHNRLPTGWWQGLQGQRRASSRPRVGWAGGSSHTGDLELIEDVVKELANEVEWVFFGMCPESIRPYVHEFHPGVAIDQYPAALARLNLDLALAPVELNLFNECKSNLRLLEYGACGFPVICSDIRCYQGDLPVTRVKNRFKDWVDAIRMHLSDLDATARMGDELQALVRRDWMLEGGNLELWLKAWTPD
- a CDS encoding flagellin, coding for MALTVNTNIASLNTQRNLNTSSRALDTSLQRLSTGSRINSAKDDAAGLQIANRLSSQINGLGVAVKNSNDGISMAQTAEGALQQSTSILQRMRDLALQSSNGSNSTEERKALNDEVTELKKELDRISNTTTFGGRKLLDGTFGTTTFQVGSAANETISVKIDEMSTESLEATFSSGSVTSGSVATAPASASGAIAISVTMAGGQARTFSATYASGATAAEQVQALATVINDANIGVGAFVNDSGDIDLVSSLTSGSAEGNIQNLTFASGASVAAAETAAGAGTNLAISSVTDDNQVKDIDLTEVKSSQEAVIIIDQAIQSIDAQRASLGAVQNRFENTISNLQNIGENVSAARGRIQDTDFAAETANLTKNQILQQAGTSILAQANQLPQAVLSLLG